In the Quercus lobata isolate SW786 chromosome 5, ValleyOak3.0 Primary Assembly, whole genome shotgun sequence genome, one interval contains:
- the LOC115989309 gene encoding flavonol sulfotransferase-like — protein MESLSSKMNQGQKSNEKEENMSETKSPNIYTEIMSTIPGRKGCWPADLYQYEGFWYGRYTIEGILSTQDHFKPQPNSVILSSAPKSGTTWLKALSFSIMTRSHFDESTNPLLTKISHDLVPFMEYQFLSNSQTLDLNVPLSATHISYTSLPKSIINSGCKIVYICRDPKDVFVSLWHHSQKSVTKAREDLHLENAFMYFCEGLSSSGPYWDHVLGYWRASLESPERILFLKYEDLMNDAVYWVKKMAQFMGYPFSFEEEDKGAVQKIINLCSFENMSSLEVNKSGIAEIQLKEMVIRNNIFFRKGKIRDWKNHLTVEMAMQLDQITKQKLNGSGLTLHAA, from the coding sequence ATGGAGTCCTTGTCTTCCAAAATGAACCAAGGTCAAAAGAGCaatgagaaagaagagaatATGTCTGAAACAAAAAGCCCTAACATATACACAGAGATCATGTCAACCATCCCAGGAAGAAAGGGTTGTTGGCCGGCAGATCTCTACCAGTATGAAGGTTTTTGGTACGGTCGATATACCATAGAAGGAATATTGTCGACTCAAGACCACTTCAAACCTCAACCCAACAGCGTGATCTTGAGTAGTGCTCCGAAATCTGGCACAACTTGGTTGAAGGCTCTGAGTTTTTCCATTATGACACGATCCCATTTTGATGAGTCTACAAACCCTTTACTCACCAAAATATCACATGATTTGGTACCCTTCATGGAGTACCAATTTCTTTCAAACTCACAAACTCTGGATCTCAATGTTCCACTTTCTGCTACACACATTTCCTACACTTCCTTACCAAAATCCATTATAAATTCTGGTTGTAAGATTGTTTACATATGCAGGGATCCAAAGGATGTATTTGTATCTCTATGGCACCATTCTCAAAAGTCAGTTACTAAGGCCAGGGAAGATCTTCATTTGGAGAATGCATTTATGTACTTTTGTGAAGGATTATCTTCTTCTGGACCATATTGGGACCATGTATTGGGGTATTGGAGAGCTAGTTTGGAATCACCGGAAAGGATATTATTTTTGAAGTATGAAGATTTGATGAATGATGCTGTATATTGGGTGAAGAAAATGGCTCAGTTCATGGGTTACCCTTTCTCCTTTGAGGAAGAAGATAAAGGTGCagtgcaaaaaataataaacctatGTAGTTTTGAGAACATGTCAAGTTTGGAGGTGAATAAAAGCGGGATCGCGGAAATTCAACTAAAAGAGATGGTGATTAGAAACAACATATTTTTTAGGAAAGGTAAAATTAGAGATTGGAAGAATCATCTTACAGTTGAAATGGCAATGCAACTTGATCAAATAACCAAGCAAAAGCTCAACGGTTCTGGGTTGACTTTGCATGCTGCATGA